The region TTCTTCCAGGGCGGTGCCTGCCGGGGCGAGGTCGTTGCACCGGGGGCAGCCGCCCTCGTTACAGTTGCGGGTTCCCCGGGGGGTGCCGTTGTAGCCGGTGGAAATTATGCGCCGGTCTTTGACGACGACGGCCGCCACCCTGCGCTTGATGCAGTTTGAGCGGTTGGAGACGACCTGGGCGATGCTCATGAAATACTCATCCCACCCGGGACGTGTGGACCCCTGGAGCAGCGAGCCGACCAGCCGGTCGATTCGTCCGTAGAAGACCTCCAGAGTCGAGTCGTTCGCAACGATGTGGTCGGCCATCTCCTCGCAAGGTATAAGCTGCTGGCCTCCCGCCTCAGTGCTTTCGAGCTCGGCCTCCTCGAGCGTTCTGAAGGCCTCCAGGCTCTGAGCCTCGGCCTCGCGGCCTCGCTCCAGGTTGCGCTCGAAGCGGACCTCAAGAGGAGCCCCCACGGCGACCAGGATGAAGCCCTCGCGGCTTCGAAGCGCCTCAACCTCGGCGGGGTGGCGAATTGAGTCGATTACGTAGTGCTTGTTGGGAGCCAGGCGGGCCAGGATCCGCTCGGCCAACACCGCCGGACCGTAGGTGGCCCTAAGCTCCCTTCCCGCCTCGATTAAGCGCTCTCTCGTAATCGGCTCTCCGCTGGTGCGGAGCTCCTCTCGGATGACGTCAGAGAGAGAGTGTGCCTCGAAGCTCTTACGGGCCAAGTAGTCGGCCATGGCGCCTTTGCCGGCGCCATTTCGTCCTGTCAGACCGATAATCATAGCAGCACGGACCGAGGCGTCGTCCTTGTGGCTCCCTCGGCTAGTAGGGCTAAAGTTCCTTTTCTACCTCTTCTACATATTCATCGGAGACAACTTCTTCTTTGTCCTCCCCCGGTTCATCAGGCTCTTCGAATATATCGTTTTCGGTTTCTTCATCGACCGTGGCCTTTGAGACCCGACTCTGGCGTGGGGGGCGGGCCTCTTGGGTGGTCTCACGCTGGTCGACGCCGCAGCGAGGACAGAGGGGCTCGGGGCGATTGAGGTCGTAAAATTTGCATCCGCAAGAGTGGCAGGTGTAGCGATCTCCCCAATCGGGCTTGACCACCGCAATTCCTCCTAGGGTGGGGGCCCTTCCGACGTCTTTGAGCAGGTCATCGGAGGGGCTCTAATACGAGGTCACAGCCTCTATAACAGAGTTGCGCCGCGGGGCGCAACTCTTTTTTCTACCCTCTTCGCTACCCTTCCGAGGAAGGGGCGAGCCGACCATCAGCGTCCGGGCTCTGGGATGCCGGTCGCCGTATCGGTCACCGTAGGGAGTCTTCCAGTAAGTGGATTGCGGCCTCGAGGCCGTGCTCGGTAACCTGCAGGAGGGCCACTGAGCGCTTCCATCCGAAGCGCTGCCGGCCTGCGTAGCCCGGGTTGAGGTAAAGGACCCCGTCCTGGTGGCGGGCCAGGGGAAGGTGGGTGTGGCCGAAGACGAGGGCGGCGTGCTTGCGCTCTTCCAGGAGCGCCCCGATCTCCTCTGGGAGCCGCTCCGGCGGCCCCGCCTGGTGGGTCATGAGGAGGAGATGTCCTTCCAGTGAGACCTCGTCAAGCGGCGGGTATCGGTCGGTCAGGGGGGGCCCGTCTATATTGCCCACGACGGCTTTGACCGGCGCAAGGGCCTCAAGGTCGGTGATTATCGTCTCGTCTCCGATGTCGCCGGCGTGGAGAATCAGCTCCACGCCCTCGAATACCTGGAAGACTCGGGGGTGGCAATGTCCGTGAGTGTCGCTGATAACGCCTATCTTCACGAAACCTCCAGACTCTATGCAAGACATTGAATTCTGAAACGGTCTCCCGCCTGTGGTGGGGGAGGCTCAATATTAGCGAAATCCTAGGTGACTGGCAAGGTCGAAACAGCGGGGGACGGGGCGGGGCGGGGACGCACTGAGCCTTCAAGCGCGATTCGGGTGGTTGTAGGTCTTTTTCATCAGTTCGGTGGTTTCGGGGTCCTGCTTCAGGTGCTCGATGATGGCTTCCATGCCGGTTCGCTGATGAAAATATCCCAACGTCTCGCCGGGGTTTCGGTTGGCTAAGAAGAATTGAAAGAGGGTTTTGGTTACAGTGACGACCTCGTCCCGCGGCGTTAATATTAAATAATATTTGCCACTCGAATCGGATAGAGATAGGCCCTGATGCCTGCCGTCTTCAGTCCCCATAAGCTTTAGTTGGTATCGGTTTTTCGCAGACCCGACCCACCCGATCGCCTTCGTTGCCGGACGCGAGCATTGGGCCTCACACCCGCTCATCCCAATGGACTCCTTAAGGTCTCCAAAGCCCAACGCCTCCAGTTCGCCGATTAGGGAGGGGAGAAACTTCTCGGAATCCGTAAAAGCCAGACCACACGTGTTGAGCCCGACACAGGCTACGGATGATTTTCTCAACGTTGAGTAGGGCTTCCCATTTACCTTCCCATACCCGAACCGGTGCATGTCGGCTTCAAAGTCATCCCTTGCATCTTCGGGGATGTCGGTGAACAGGAGATGTTGGTTCGGCGTGTTCATGAGTTTGATGGGGTAGGTTTCCATGAGGTGGCGAACCATGGTCTTCATCTCACCATTTGGTCCATCGATGATTCTCCCGTTCTCGATAAAGGCCCCGTATGTAAACAATCCATTCGATGGTTGCCTCATCCACCCGTGATGGAGGTCCCGGTCTCCATAGTCCAGGCGGGGGTCCGGTGGCTCAAACTCGACCTTCAAGCTTCTTACTTCGTTTTGGAACCATTCCATCCCCATTTTAAGGAGGACGTATTTGATCCGGGCCCAATATCGGTTTTGCCTATCACCCCATTCCTGATGGATTCGGACAATCGCGTCCAGGCCCTCGAGCAGGTCTTCTTTGCGAAAGATGCCGATGGGCTCGCCGAGAGAAGAAATGGTCGGTTTGCGATTCTTCTCGCCCTGGCCGCCGCCGATATAGACCTGAAAGCGCTTGACTTCGCCGTTATCCAAGACGGGTGCAACCCCAATGTCCTGGGCGCGGAGCTCGACGCAATTATCGGGTACCCAACACCCCGATGCTTCGTCGAAGTGAATCGCAGAGAAGCTGATTTTAAATTTCCTGTTCAGCAAGTTTCTTCCATATTTAAAACGCTCGTCGGGCGTTCTCATATACTTAGGGTCAACCGCGATGACGGCAATATGGGCTTCGGCGGGAAGGCGGAAATATCGTCCAGACCGGTTGGCCATTGCATGGGCGTTGTAAAGGGTCGAGTGTGACGAGACCGGGCAACCCATTACGTTCCGCACGTTGTCGCCGCATCCGTTTAAGCTGTAGAAACCCGTCTCCGCAATGCGGCGGACGAGGTCTACGAGGTTTTTTTTCTTTACCCAGTGGAATTGAATATTTTGCCGGGTTGTGACGCGCAACGATGGATTTCCCTCCAGGTTGGTCGTATAGTCTTCCGCCACGTCATCAAAGACTCTCCACTGTTCGCGTGTTAGCGGCCCGCCGCCTGGAACGGTGATGCGCACCATATACATCCAATCCTTTTCCTTTCCCGTCTTAGCCCGGTTCCACTGCAGATAGATGCCGTGCGATTTAGCCAGCTGCTCCGATTCCCACGCAATGTCATCGCTTGAAAGGTCCCTGAAATGGTCGTGGAGTTGGCCGCGGACGCCGTCGGATTCAAGCTTGACGTGCTCCTTCTTGTCGAAATCTTCCTCAGGCGTTTTAAAATTGGGGTTGATGTCGTCTTTGAATGGATAATCCGTGGCGGGATACATCACCTGAAATCTCCAGGGGTCAAGTGCTCCGAGGGGACCCCATTTACATCACTCAGTGTGCGTGAGCCGCTAGAGCGCGGCCGTAGCGCCAGGGCTGACTGAGGCAGTCCATCTCTCCCAGAGCTGCCCCGCGGCTCCGCTGGCCAGTAGTTCGCGGGCTCGTTGAAACCCATCAGCGACATCGCAGCGCCCCACGAGCGCAAAGTTTAGGCCCGCCGCCAGGCAGGCGGCGTCGCGCCATGCGGGATCGGCGTCTGGACGCCCTTCCAGCAAAGCGGTGTAGGCCTCGGCGATGGCGGCCGGCTCTTCCGGCATAGCGGGCTCGTCCACGTGGGCGATGCCAAGGGCCGCCGGGTCAATCACTTCGTTTACTAGCCCTTCGGGCTCGGCCCACACCACCTTGGTCTTTCTCCTCACCGACGGGACGATGCCCCCTTCCGGCCCCTGGATCACCACACCCCTCTTGAGGCCCAGGGCCCGGAGCGTCTCGGCAAGCCGTTCCAGGTAAGGTTTGTGGAAGACCCCCACCACCGCGTGGTCAGCCCGGCATGGGTTGAGGAGCTTTTCCACCGTGCTGAAAAGGGGGCGCAGGCCCAGCTCCTCGCGGATGGAGCGGAAGGCCTCCCACCGGGGAAACCACCGGGCCACCGGCTGGTAGGTCAGCCCTAGCGTGGCGAGGCTGGAATGGCCTGCGATTCCCGCGGCCGTGGGGTCAACCCCCAACGCTTCCAAGACCTCCGGGATACCGACCCCGTGTTTGGGGGGCAAACTTGGGGTTCCTGAGGCGATGGTGGGGATGTCGCCCGCTGCGGTAATGATGGATGCCAGCCAAGTGAGAGGGGCCGTTCGGAGCCGCCCGTCGTGGGGGGCTCCCAGGTCTATGGAGGCCGCCGGCGCCAGGGCCGGAGGATCAAAAAACGACTGGGCGCCCTGGGTGAAACCGATGCACTCCTCCAGCGACTCGCTTTTAACCCTCATTGCGATTAAGAACCCGCCGACCTGGGCGGGTGTTCCATCCCCGGCCAGCAGCGCACCCATCGCCTCGACCGCCTCCTGTTGGCTCAGGTCTTTTGCGAGCTTTTCTCCACGTCCTACGATTTGGACGAAGCGCTTCACGCGGAATCCTCTCTCCGACCTTCTCGTTTTAAATCTAAATCGCTGGTAGTCGGATGTGCTAACTTGAAAGATATAAATTTGAGTAAATTAGTCAAGTATAATTTTTATGAATTTCTGCTTTTAATCATTTTTGGGAATTTCCGAATTCGGGTCGTATAACTCTTGGTCTTTTAAGTCCTAATGCCGACAATTGGTTGGGCGGCTGGGGGAACATTCGGAAGCGTTGGACGAGCGTTCTAGAAGTTAGGGCGGGGGGGATGCCTGTCAACGAACTTTTCCCATTCCCGGAATTGGCGACGGCGAAGGATGCATATGGTATTGACAGGATCGCCGATTTTTCATATATTTATAGTTGTAAAGGCTGTAGACTATCTTAGGAGCGAATTCTCCAGAAGGCTTAAGGGGAGTTAAAGAATATCCATTCCTAACAAGACTCTGATCTCGGACCTCAAGGACATATCCGAGACAGTAAAATAAATCTGTTCTTTGTAATTTATTCTATTGACAGAATAAGAATCAAGCCGTAGAATATATAGATACCTTAGTGTTTCTGCTCTTTGACATTCGAATAGCGTGCATCGTTGGCCTGCGGGTTCAAGCAATTCCTGAGAAATCTGGATCGGACGGAGTTGTTATAGCAACTCTGTCCACATCTGTATTTACTTGGAGAGTTTGATCCTGGCTCAGAACGAACGCTGGCGGCGTGCCTAACACATGCAAGTCGAGCGAGAACGCCTGCTTCGGCAGGTTAGTAAAGCGGCGAACGGGTGAGTAACACGTGAGTCACCTACCCTCCAGTAGGGGATAACACTTCGAAAGGTGTGCTAATACCGTGTACGGTCCCGACCGTGTCTGCGGATGGGACGAAAGGTGGCCTCTCTATAGAAGCTGCCGCTGGGGGATGGGCTCGCGCCCCATTAGCTAGTTGGTAGGGTAACGGCCTACCAAGGCAACGATGGGTAGCTGGTCTGAGAGGACGATCAGCCACACTGGAACTGAGACACGGTCCAGACTCCTACGGGAGGCAGCAGTGGGGAATATTGCACAATGGGGGAAACCCTGATGCAGCAACGCCGCGTGCGGGATGAAGGCCTTCGGGTCGTAAACCGCTGTCAGGGGGGAAGAAATCGCTCCGGTGAATAGCCGGAGTGGATGACGGTACCCCCAGAGGAAGCCCCGGCTAACTCCGTGCCAGCAGCCGCGGTAAGACGGAGGGGGCGAGCGTTGTTCGGAATCATTGGGCGTAAAGCGCGCGTAGGCGGTCGAGTAAGTCGGACGTGAAAGCCCAGGGCTCAACCCTGGAAGTGCGTTCGATACTGCACGACTTGAGTACGGGAGAGGAGAGTGGAATTCCCAGTGTAGCGGTGAAATGCGTAGATATTGGGAGGAACACCAGTGGCGAAGGCGGCTCTCTGGACCGTCACTGACGCTGAGGCGCGAAAGCTAGGGGAGCAAACGGGATTAGATACCCCGGTAGTCCTAGCCGTAAACGATGGGCACTAGGTGTTGGGGGTATTGACCCCTCCAGTGCCGGAGCTAACGCATTAAGTGCCCCGCCTGGGGAGTACGGTCGCAAGGCTGAAACTCAAAGGAATTGACGGGGGCCCGCACAAGCGGTGGAGCATGTGGTTTAATTCGACGCAACGCGAAGAACCTTACCTGGGCTTGACATGCACCGGACGACTACTCGAAAGAGCGTCTCCCGAAAGGGCCGGTGCACAGGTGCTGCATGGCTGTCGTCAGCTCGTGTCGTGAGATGTTGGGTTAAGTCCCGCAACGAGCGCAACCCTTGCCCTTAGTTGCCATCGGTTCGGCCGGGGACTTTAGGGGGACTGCCGGTGATAAGCCGGAGGAAGGTGGGGACGACGTCAAGTCCTCATGGCCTTTATGCCCAGGGCTACACACGTGCTACAATGGCCGGTACAAAGGGTCGCCAACCCGCGAGGGGGAGCCAATCCCAAAAAGCCGGTCTCAGTTCGGATTGGAGTCTGCAACTCGACTCCATGAAGTCGGAATCGCTAGTAATCGCGCATCAGCACGGCGTGGTGAATACGTTCCCGGGCCTTGTACACACCGCCCGTCACACCACGAAAGCTGATTGTACCGGAAGTCGCTGAGCTAACCCCCGCTTCGGTGGAGGAGGCAGGCGCCCATGGTATGATTGGTGATTGGGGTGAAGTCGTAACAAGGTAGCCGTAGGGGAACCTGTGGCTGGATCACCTCCTTTCTAAGGAGTATTCTATGTTGGCCGACTGGCCAACATGAACTCTAGGTCAATACCCCAGGTCAACGATGCGCCTATTCTAATTTTCTGGGGTCCCTTTGCTGGCGACGATGTGTCGAGCGAGGGGTTGGGCCCGCCTGTGGGCCTATAGCTCAGCTGGTTAGAGCGCACGCCTGATAAGCGTGAGGTCCCTGGTTCGAATCCAGGTAGGCCCACCATTTCCTCGACCGGCCCCAGAAGAGAGGGGATGTAGCTCAGAGGGAGAGCGCCTGCCTTGCAAGCAGGGGGTCGGCGGTTCGAGTCCGCTCATCTCCACCATAGTCCGCATCGGCAGCCTTCGGGCCTCGGGAGTTTGCGTAGCCCGAAGGGTGCCGATGCACCATGCTCTTTGACAACTGAATAGGACACGGGTCTCACCGGCGAATACCAGGTGTCTGGAAGATACTCTAAGTAGACGATCGAATTTGATGGTCAAGCTACTAAGGGCATACGGTGGATGCCTTGGCGCCAGGCGGCGATGAAGGACGTGGCAAGCTGCGATAAGCTTNNNNNNNNNNGGGCTCGGGGCGAAGCCCCGACTGATCAACTGCTCAGGGCGCGCACATGCGCGCCCCGCGGGCGCGGAGTGGGGCAATTGGGGTCCCCGCGAAGCGGCCGCGTGGGGCTCGGGGCGAAGCCCCGACTGATCTTTGACAACTGAATATCCTGCAAACGGTAGTTTTTCCGACCACAACACACGCAGTGTACCTGTGGTGCTGATGCACTAAGTCCTTCGTTCCTGGGTTCGTCCAGGCGCCAAGCACTGACGGCATCAGTTCCGAGGGTTTAAGGTCAAGCTACTAAGGGCGTACGGTGGATGCCTTGGCGCCAGGAGGCGATGAAGGACGTGGCAAGCTGCGATAAGCTTCGGGGAGCCGCCAGCAGGCTTTGATCCGGAGATTTCCGAATGGGGAAACCCGGCCTGGTTAATCCCAGGTCATCCCGGCTTGAACCCATAGGGCCGGGAGGCGAACCGGGGGAATTGAAACATCTTAGTACCCCGAGGAAGAGAAAGCAACCGCGATTCCCTGAGTAGCGGCGAGCGAAACGGGAACAGCTCAAACCGGTCGTACGTGATAGCGTGCGTGCGTTTTACGGCCGGGGTTGTGGGGGTCCGCTGGGCGGTGACGCATCACTGCCGCGGAGTAAGAAAAGAGAAGTCTAGTCGAAGGGCCTGGAAAGGTCCGCCAAAGAAGGTGATAGCCCTGTAGGCGAAAGGCTTTTCTCTCCGTGGGCGGGCATCCCGAGTACCACGGGACACGAGAAACCCTGTGGGAATCTGGGAGGACCACCTCCCAAAGCTAAATACTCCCTGGCGACCGATAGCGAACCAGTACCGTGAGGGAAAGGTGAAAAGTACCCCTGTGCGGGGAGTGAAATAGAACCTGAAACCGTGTGCCTACAATCGGTGGGAGCCCTATGGATGGGCGGGCAACCGCTCGACCAGGGTGACCGCGTACCTTTTGCATAATGGGCCGACGAGTTATTCTTTGTGGCTAGGTTAAGCCGTCAGGTGTAGCCGTAGCGAAAGCGAGTCTGAATAGGGCGTTATAGTCGCAGGGAGTAGACCCGAAGCCAGGTGAGCTACCCATGGCCAGGGTAAAGCAGGTGTAACAACCTGTGGAGGCCCGCACCCACCAAGGTTGAAAACTTGGGGGATGAGCTGTGGGTAGGGGTGAAAGGCCAAACAAACCTGGCGATAGCTGGTTCTCCCCGAAATAGCTTTAGGGCTAGCCTCGGGTGTTCCGTGACGGCGGTAGAGCACTGGATGGACTAGGGGCCCTACCAGGTTACCAAACCCAACCAAACTCCGAATGCCGTCAACGAGTAGCCCGGGAGTCAGACTGTGGGGGATAAGCTCCATGGTCAAAAGGGAAAGAGCCCAGACCGCCAGCTAAGGTCCCGAAGTGTGGTCTAAGTGGAGAAGGTTGTAAGAGCGCTGAGACAACCAGGAGGTTGGCTTAGAAGCAGCCATCCTTTAAAGAAAGCGTAACAGCTCACTGGTCAAGTTTTCTTGCGCCGAAAATGTAACGGGGCTTAAGGCCACCACCGAAGCTGCGGGGCTGGAGGACGGTTTCGACCGCCCTCCGGTCGGTAGGGGAGCGTTCCACATTAGGCTGAAGCCAGACCGTGAGGACTGGTCGACGACGTGGAAGTGAGCATGTCGGCATGAGTAACGATAAAACGGGCGAGAAACCCGTTCGCCGAAAACCCAAGGTTTCCTGAGGAAGGTTAATCCGCTCAGGGTTAGTCGGCCCCTAAGCCGAGGCCGAAAGGCGTAGGTGATGGGAAGCAGGTTAATATTCCTGCACCACCGCAGTCGCGTTTGACCGATGGGGTGACGCAGAAGGGTAGACCATCCGGGTGATGGACGTCCCGGTTTAAGCGTGTAGGGGGGCTGCCCAGGCAAATCCGGGCAGCCGCTACCCCCGAGGCGTGATGACGAGGGCTTTTAGCCCGCAAAGTGGTTGATCCCATGCTGCCAAGAAAAACCTCTAGGGAGTGGCTGAGGTGACCGTACCGTAAACCGACACAGGTGGGTGAGGAGAGTATCCTAAGGCGCTTGAGAGAACT is a window of Nitrospinota bacterium DNA encoding:
- a CDS encoding metallophosphoesterase family protein: MKIGVISDTHGHCHPRVFQVFEGVELILHAGDIGDETIITDLEALAPVKAVVGNIDGPPLTDRYPPLDEVSLEGHLLLMTHQAGPPERLPEEIGALLEERKHAALVFGHTHLPLARHQDGVLYLNPGYAGRQRFGWKRSVALLQVTEHGLEAAIHLLEDSLR
- a CDS encoding FYDLN acid domain-containing protein, translating into MVKPDWGDRYTCHSCGCKFYDLNRPEPLCPRCGVDQRETTQEARPPRQSRVSKATVDEETENDIFEEPDEPGEDKEEVVSDEYVEEVEKEL
- a CDS encoding nitrite/sulfite reductase — protein: MYPATDYPFKDDINPNFKTPEEDFDKKEHVKLESDGVRGQLHDHFRDLSSDDIAWESEQLAKSHGIYLQWNRAKTGKEKDWMYMVRITVPGGGPLTREQWRVFDDVAEDYTTNLEGNPSLRVTTRQNIQFHWVKKKNLVDLVRRIAETGFYSLNGCGDNVRNVMGCPVSSHSTLYNAHAMANRSGRYFRLPAEAHIAVIAVDPKYMRTPDERFKYGRNLLNRKFKISFSAIHFDEASGCWVPDNCVELRAQDIGVAPVLDNGEVKRFQVYIGGGQGEKNRKPTISSLGEPIGIFRKEDLLEGLDAIVRIHQEWGDRQNRYWARIKYVLLKMGMEWFQNEVRSLKVEFEPPDPRLDYGDRDLHHGWMRQPSNGLFTYGAFIENGRIIDGPNGEMKTMVRHLMETYPIKLMNTPNQHLLFTDIPEDARDDFEADMHRFGYGKVNGKPYSTLRKSSVACVGLNTCGLAFTDSEKFLPSLIGELEALGFGDLKESIGMSGCEAQCSRPATKAIGWVGSAKNRYQLKLMGTEDGRHQGLSLSDSSGKYYLILTPRDEVVTVTKTLFQFFLANRNPGETLGYFHQRTGMEAIIEHLKQDPETTELMKKTYNHPNRA